The genomic DNA AATTCAACAGCACGTTCAGGTTCAGTCAGATAAAGTTCGCCTAAGCGACCCATGGCAGGCAGCAAGGTAAAGCCCTGTTTCAATCGCTGCACCCGACCGCCTTCCTGATCGACGGCAATTAAAATATCGGGTCTGATACGACGCATATGATCGGTTAAAGCACGAACCTGCTCAGGTGATTGTATATTTCGTGAAAATAAAATCATGCCACCTACTTGCGGTGCCTGTAATAGTTCAATATCTTCTTGAGTAAGTTCTGTGCCAGCGATGTCTAGCATCAATGCGCCAATCATATCGGTGTCCGTGTTGGAATTTTATAAAGAAAAACAATACCCGAATTCTGCAATGATTTGCTACATTTTGACAGTACAGAATATGATAAAACTACACGACATACACATATTAAGTTGTTTAAGATTTTGAATATACTGCGTTCATGTCGAAAAACGACGTTGTAATATTGGTCCAAGACCAAGGAAGTACGAATTATTTATGAAACTTCAATCATTAGCTTGTGCAGTTGCAATTGCGACTGGAGGGTTTTTCTTTACTCATGTAGTAAATGAGGCAATTGCTGCAAACAATACCGTTGCAGTTTCTCAAAGCATTCAGCCAACGCAGGAACAAGCCCTTGTATCACGCCAATTGGCTACTCTGGTTGACCGTCAGCATTATTTAAATCAGCGTTTAGATGCGGCAACTTCCAATCGTATTCTTGACTTTTATCTAGATAGTCTGGATGCAGACCATTCATTATTTTTGGTACCTGAAGTAGAACAATATAAGAAAAAGTATGGTGCAAATTTTGGGGCGGCTTTAAAAGCTGGGGATTTGTCGGGTCCGTATTTAATTCATGCACAGTATCGTGAACGCTTGAAACAGTTTTATGAGTTCATGCTGGCGGAATTGAAAAAGCCGCAAAACCTGAAACAAACCAATGTCTATATTGATACTGATCGTGAAAAAGCGCCTTATTTCAAGTCCGCAGCAGAGCAGCGCGCACATTGGCAAAAAATGCTGGTATCGCAACTCATCAACTTAAACATTAGTAAAGAAGAAGAGTCTGCGAAGCAAAAAGCCTTAAAAGATGATCCGACACTGGCCAATGGTCAGGATCTAGCTAGCCCTGAAGATTTAACTCCAGTTCAAACCCTGACCAAGCGTTATACCCGTCAGCTTGAACGCGTTAGCCGTGTAAAGAGCGATGATGTCCTCGACAAGACTTTGAATGCGATGATGCTGACCTATGATCCGCATAGTAACTATTTCCCACCGGTTGATGCGATGGAATTGAACCGTCAGACGACCTTGCAACTAGAAGGGATCGGCGTTTCGATTCGTCCTGAACGTGGCAATGAAGATTACACCAAGATTGAAACCATTGTTGAAGGTGGGCCGGCCAGCAAATCAGGTCAGATTAAACCGGGAGACCGTATTATTGGCGTAGCACAAGACGGCGATAAAATGGTCGATGTCATCGGTTGGGCCAGTAATGAAGTGGTCGGCCTGATCCGTGGTAAGCGTGGAACCAAGGTCACCCTGCGTTTGTTGGGTGCGGGTGCATCAATGGGGCAGGCACGTACAGTCAGCCTGGTGCGTGATGTCATTCAGGAAGAAGATGCGGGTGTTCGTTCACGTACCGTAGAGATCAAACGGGATGGCAAAAATCATACCTTTGGTGTGATTGAAATTCCGTCATTTTATTTGAATTATCGTGCGCGCCGTGCAGGTGCGGACTATCGTTCGGTTTCTGAAGATACCAACAATGCTTTAAAAAGCCTTGCAGCCAAGAATGTAGAAGGGATTATTATCGATTTGCGTAATAACCCGGGCGGCTCACTTGAAGAAGTTGCACGTATGTTGGGACAAGTCATCAAATCTGGTCCAGTGGTGCAAATTCGCGACGGTAATGGCAATGTCAGCGTATTTGAGGATGATGACGGTGGTGCACAAACCTATGCCGGTCCACTGGCGGTCATGGTCAACCTGGCTTCAGCATCGGCCAGTGAAATTTATTCTGCTGCTATTCAGGATTATGAGCGTGGTATCGTGATTGGCAGTACCACCACAGGTAAAGGTACAGCCCAGGTTCAACTGGATACTTTGGCCTATGGTCAGGCAACCTTGACCCAGCGTAAGTTCTATCGTGTTACGGGTGGAAGTACCCAAAATAAAGGGGTAGTACCTGACATCAAGCTGGTTGATATCTACAATGAAGAGTTTGGTGAGCGTAAGGCGAAGAATGCCTTGAAATGGGATACCATTCCAACCGCACCATTTAAGCGTGAAGGTTCGGTACAACCTTATGTGCAAAATCTGGCACAAATGTCACAACAGCGTGTAAGTGTTGATCCGCAATTTAAATATCTGGAGCAACGTAAAGCAATTGCGAAAAAAACCGATGAGCAAAAGCGTGTAGTGCTGGATATTGATCAGCGCAAAGCCGAGCTGAATGCACTTGAGCAGAAAACTTTAGAAGCGGAAAATCAGCGCCGCAGCCTGACGGGGCAAAAGCCTTATGCTAATTGGGAAAGTTATCAAGCCTCAATGGATGCTTTAATCGAGTCGCGTGCCAAAATGAAAGCAACACAACGACCTGCTTTGCCCGAAGAAGAAAGCTTTGTTATGGAATCTGCCAATATTTTATTAGATTATGCAAAATTACAATCCACTAAGGCTGCTGGCCAGTAGGCGCTGTTATTTTGTATTTTTCATTTAAATTTTCCGAAAAAGCCAGTTAGTTGATCTGACTGGCTTTTTATTGATGCATGAGCAAACAGAGGCATTAGTTTTAAAATGATTTTAAAAATATGAACGGTGTGAGGATAATGATAAAAATGTTGAACTATGTTTCTATTGTAAAATAAATACATTAGAAATAAAAAAGAATAGAGCAATTATCACTTGACCAAAATGGAATAGTATTAGATTCTTGTTTTAATTGATTGTTTTTATAACCACTCTTTAAAGATAAAAATTTTCTTGCTTGTATGAAAAGTATCAATCACGTGGATTAAAACAAGAAAGATACCTTATACGGAACTGAATATGGTTCATATACATTATGATTTTAGTCTGGTGATTGCTTCGATAGTTGTTACTATTTTGGTCTGTTATTTTACTGTTTCATTCGAACAATTATTATTCCGTGGCCTGCGTCAGAAATATGAAAAAATGCTTCTCGTCATCAGTGGTCTGATGCTTGGAGCTGCAATTTGGTGTATGCACTTTGCTGGTGTGCTCGCTTGTCATTTACCGGCAGATTACTCTTTTGATTATAGTCTTACTTTTGTTTCCTATCTTATTGCGTTCATTGCATCTACTTTTGCCATTTGGTTAACTACACGAGAAACCTTACCCTTTGGCCGGCTTGTTTTAGGTGCCGTACTCATGGGAATAGGTAGTGCCGGAATGCACTATACTGGCATGATGGCGCTGATCGTCAATCAGCATCGGATTTATTATGATCCTTTGCTGACAATTTTTTCTGTTTTAATTGCAATCGCGGGTTCAGGTTTAACGTTCTGGCTTATCTTTAAATATAAAAATGCAGTACAGCAAAAGCTGATGATCAAGATTTTTCTGGTAGTGATGATGGCGCTAACCATTGTCGCGATGCACTATGTCGGTATGTGGGCAATCGCTTTTTATGAAGTCTCTGCAGATCAACAGATTGCACCTTATCAAATTGGCCAAGGATTAATTTTATTAAGTGTGATTTTAGTCACCAGTTTAATTTTTCTCGCTGCATTTTGTGTTGCTGTGCTGGAACAAAGACTGGAAATCCGAAATATACAGCTTTCTAAAGCCAATCGTGAACTGGCCAATCAGGCTGTGCAGGACAATTTAACTAAGTTGCCCAATCGTTTATTCCTGGCGGAATATTCACATTTTTTATTTACCGATCATCGTTACAGGGATGATAAAATTGCCTTTCTCTATATCGACTTAGATCGTTTTAAAGCAGTCAATGATGTATTTGGGCATCATATCGGTGATCAGTTGCTGGTGCAACTGGCGACCCGCATTCAGCAGAATCTGAAACCAAACGAAAAACTGCTTCGTCTAGGTGGAGATGAGTTTTTGATGGTGCTGGAACAGGCTACCCTCGAACATGCAGTTGAAAAGGCCGAGCAGTTATTGGAACAAATCCAGGACAGCTTTTTGATTGCTGGTAAAGAAATTAATATTTCTAGCAGCATTGGCATCGCCCTGTATCCCGATCATGGTAATAATTTGCAGGATCTGCTGATTAATGCGGATGCAGCTATGTTGACGTCGAAATATCAAGGGAGAAATACCTATTCCCTGTTTAGTTACAGTGCTGATCAGCAGGAGACTAAAAGTCAGACCAAGCTGATTAATGATTTATATAAAGCAGTTGAAGAACAACAATTTGTTCTGTTTTATCAGCCCAAATTTACCACTGGGGATTATGCCATTTGCGGCGTAGAAGCCCTGATCCGCTGGAATCATCCAAGCTTGGGAATGTTGACGCCAAACATGTTTATCGCGGGGGCTGAAAAAACCGGGCTGATTATTCAAATGGGCTATTGGGCACTCGAGCAAGCCTGTAAGCAAATTCAAATCTGGGAACAGACCGATTCCAACTATTTTCCAGTCGCAGTGAATTTATCCGCCGTACAATTTGAACATAAACATCTGTTTACAACACTAGAAAAATTATTTGCTCAATATCAGATTAATCCTAATCATTTAGCCATCGAAATTACAGAATCGACAGCTATGCATCACGTGGACTCTACCATTCGGAGTTTTGAGCGGTTACGTCAGATGGGGATTAAACTGGCGATTGATGATTTTGGAACCGGGCATTCCAGCTTTTTATATTTGAAGAACCTGCCTGTGGATGAGTTGAAGATAGACCGGGAATTTATCCGGGATCTGGCAGTCGGCTCAAAAGATGAAATCATTCTGGCAAGTATTATCCAGCTGGCCATAAAACTGGGTTTGGTGGTCACTGCAGAAGGGGTGGAAACACCTTTGCAGGCAGATATCCTGACCCGTTTAGGCTGTCAGCAATTGCAGGGTTTTCTGCTGGGGATGCCAATGGATGTGAACCGTCTGGAAACAATGGACAAGGCAATATTTACCTAAACTTGATGCGGGTTGAACAGGTTTAGTTTATTTCAAAAGTTTTATGATCTGTTGCAATAGGGTCAATTTTTCATATTGATCGTATTTGATCTTGAGCACTCTGGTTCTGTAGTAAGTATTTTCCATAAGTTTTAAAAATGAGTTAGCGGCGCAGGTCGCTCAGCGACGTACATTCGCCATTATTTCCCACCTAGGGTGAATAATATCATTAAGTTTATTTGATAAATTCATAGTCTGGCTGAAGAGTAGTTTGAAAATACACTTTATATTTCAACTATATTCAGCTGCTTTTGATTTGGTCTAGTTACAATGGAATAAAATGTCAGCATTACAAATATAAGATAAAAATAATAATGATTGCTTTTACCAGTTCCAATCATCTTTAAAGAGTTATTTTTTAATTAAGTTATTGATATAAATAAATATAATTATTTTTTATTCAATGGGCTTTTTTGTGCAACTTTAGTCGAAGATAATATATATGGTTGAAATTTATACATTTTATAAAAATTTAAAGTATTGTTTCCGATTTAGGTGGCTTAGATGATTTTGTCTAAAAATGATACAAAAAGCCATATTTGTGTTGTTGGAAAAGTTCTAAATTGTAAACATTATGAATAAAAAGTGAAGGAAACACTTTAGTAATCTTTAAATGTATTTTCACGAAATCATTAACTTTTAAATAAAACGTTTCAATTTAAGAAAAAAAGGATGCTGGTCAAAGGCATCTAATTTCCACCTCATTTTGTTGAGAGGACTAGATTATGAATAAGATTTATCGTTGTATATATAATGAAGCATTAGGTACATGGGTGGCTGTTAGTGAGCTAGCACAGGCAAAGGGCAAGCGCAGCCGGGGACGTTTAGCAAAAACCATTTTGGCGACCAGCCTTGCTGTGGCGGGAACCGTAGGCAGCTCTGCAGCTTTTGCAGTTGATTTACCAGCAGCCAGTTATTCACAAATTATTGTAGATGGAAGTGATGCGAGCGTTACTCTGACTTCTGCAACAACGCCTGTTGTTGTAGGACCGATTGATGCTGAAATTGGATCTTATCCTGAAACTTTGCCAGATCCTCAGCCAGATTCAACCATTGTCGTGGCCAATGGTGCACAGTTTAATTATTCATCGCTGGAAGCTACCAATAACTATGCATCAACTGCTTTCAATTTATTGGGAGATGGAAGCGGTACATTAACGCAAGCACAGCAGGCCTATTTGGATAAGAATGCCACCGATATGGCCAAGACCACCAAAGGCAAGCATGGTGAATTAGAGCTTGCCGCTGTTCCTGCCGGTGTTGTACAGATTGTTGGCAATGGTACATTTGGAACTGTCGGGCAAGCTGCCGATGCAGGCAATACTTTAATTCATTTAGGTGCTGAAAGTAGTTTGACTGCTACAGGTACTGCACATGGTATTTATGCAGCCAACCAGACCGGTAATGTGAACGTAACCATTGCGGGAGATATTACTACCCCTGATCGTGTGTTTGGTGCCACGTATACCGGAAATGTATTAGGCCCTGCTGTGGATGGAAACGGCAATCCTATCTATGTTCAGCAAACTGATGGAAATGGTGAATTAGTTGTTGATGAGTTCAATAATCCTGTCTATGTCCAGTTAATTGAACACGACAAACCTGTATTTGATGAAAATGGTGATCCTGTTTATCTTCAGGTCATGGAGCCTACCGGGGATACCCGCGAAGTAGCTGTAGTGACTGCCGGTGGTGGTCATGGTGTTTATGTCGATACTCTATCACCAACAGGAATTTATCCTGAAACGCCACAAGCCATTTCTATCACACAGCTGTCTACGAGTACCATTGCGGCTGGCGGTGCTGGAATTAAGGGAGTTGCAGGTGGCTTGGGCACCGTGAGTATTAGTCAGGATGCGGGTGCCGTCATTGGTGCTGGTGATGGTGGTATCGCTGCAGAAGGTGAAGCCGGTGATGTCACTGTAGCGATGGCTGGCACGATTAATTCTGGCGGTAACGGTATTCATGCGCATGCGGGCGCAGGCGATGTAACAGTGAATCTGGCTTCAACTGCGCAAATTGTTGCTGGTGAAAGTGGTCTTCATGCCCATACTAGCAACTATAAAGGCGAAGATGGATTAGCATCGGGAAATAAAAGCGTTGTCACTGTCGTGACCGCTGATGGTAGCTCGATTCAAGCTGCTGAATCCGGCATTCATGCCCATTCCGGTGGTGGTAACGTGATTGTCAATAATGCTGCTGATATTGTGGCTGCAACGCTTGAGCCTATCAATAATGAAGTGGTTTATGCCAATAGTTCAACCGCCATGCAGGATATTAGCAATGGTGGACGTGCGATTCATGCCCATTCTGGCGGTGGAACCGTTACAGTAAATTCTTCAGGTGATTTGTTGGCCTATGAAGATGGAATCTATGCTCACTCAGGTGGTCATAATGACGATGGCACTGAGTTTGTGAATGCCAACAAAGTTGTCGTCAATACATCTGGAAATATAATCAGTGCTATTGGCAATGGTATTCGTGTCAATACTTCAGGTGCTGCTGAAATTACCAATACTGCAAATATTACGGCTGCTTTTAGAGATTATGTCCCAGTTGAAGGTGATTTACCTTTCCCTAACGAACCAGAAAATCCTGCGAATTGGGAGTTGGCAGATATGTACGCCATTTTAGGTGGCGCTGGTGACGAAACGGTTAATCAGCAAGGTGGTACGCTAATCGGTGGTATTAATCTGAAAGCAGGTGACGATACGCTGATTGCAACTGGCGGTAAAATAGTCGGTGATATCTGGATGGAAGCTGGTTCAGATACCCTGAGCCTGAAAGCAGGAACTGATGTTTCAGAACTTAGCTATCTGGACGGCGGTTCGCAAGCGGATACCTTAAATAT from Acinetobacter sp. CS-2 includes the following:
- a CDS encoding autotransporter outer membrane beta-barrel domain-containing protein — encoded protein: MNKIYRCIYNEALGTWVAVSELAQAKGKRSRGRLAKTILATSLAVAGTVGSSAAFAVDLPAASYSQIIVDGSDASVTLTSATTPVVVGPIDAEIGSYPETLPDPQPDSTIVVANGAQFNYSSLEATNNYASTAFNLLGDGSGTLTQAQQAYLDKNATDMAKTTKGKHGELELAAVPAGVVQIVGNGTFGTVGQAADAGNTLIHLGAESSLTATGTAHGIYAANQTGNVNVTIAGDITTPDRVFGATYTGNVLGPAVDGNGNPIYVQQTDGNGELVVDEFNNPVYVQLIEHDKPVFDENGDPVYLQVMEPTGDTREVAVVTAGGGHGVYVDTLSPTGIYPETPQAISITQLSTSTIAAGGAGIKGVAGGLGTVSISQDAGAVIGAGDGGIAAEGEAGDVTVAMAGTINSGGNGIHAHAGAGDVTVNLASTAQIVAGESGLHAHTSNYKGEDGLASGNKSVVTVVTADGSSIQAAESGIHAHSGGGNVIVNNAADIVAATLEPINNEVVYANSSTAMQDISNGGRAIHAHSGGGTVTVNSSGDLLAYEDGIYAHSGGHNDDGTEFVNANKVVVNTSGNIISAIGNGIRVNTSGAAEITNTANITAAFRDYVPVEGDLPFPNEPENPANWELADMYAILGGAGDETVNQQGGTLIGGINLKAGDDTLIATGGKIVGDIWMEAGSDTLSLKAGTDVSELSYLDGGSQADTLNIGVDLTGRSEAEPVETIYPEFPILPGAAGNVALVGWETVNVQDGAVFSLSGDLNLSGDSEPVPTIMMLAPTTTGTLNIEEGSTLALAPGTLASTVTANVNNFGTIDLHRGDAAPVNTLTVEGNYAAGSDLIVDVNLATGATDQLVINGTATGNTHVTAINGLGDVTAADQITQLPTVIVTDPTGGGTFTGMAGTSNAGEGQLISNELGTEYSWTLNALNAEGTPIYKAEVSGYTQMPYANTLLGYDMLGTLHDRVGEQQTWAWDKCGECQETQGNQVWVRVRGGNTELTGDNRLDMEMDNFVAQLGYDFSVNYNPDNGSRRHTGFMLGYGQSKIDFFDQYRAENAQIVADKFTGEGTTDAASVGLYSTYYDKNGSYLDLVGQVSYLQNEYKARDGHNADQDGWGAGLSAEVGRPYKLGNSHWLIEPQAQLSYQFVSLEDFNDGSAHVDQDDQHSLRGRIGTRLAYNAPTADYRTKTFYAVANVLSDFIEPTDVNIGRDKLNEDYSRTWGEVGLGMQLPIATSAYVYADARYQQELSGEDRNGYTGTIGLKHSW
- a CDS encoding carboxy terminal-processing peptidase, which translates into the protein MKLQSLACAVAIATGGFFFTHVVNEAIAANNTVAVSQSIQPTQEQALVSRQLATLVDRQHYLNQRLDAATSNRILDFYLDSLDADHSLFLVPEVEQYKKKYGANFGAALKAGDLSGPYLIHAQYRERLKQFYEFMLAELKKPQNLKQTNVYIDTDREKAPYFKSAAEQRAHWQKMLVSQLINLNISKEEESAKQKALKDDPTLANGQDLASPEDLTPVQTLTKRYTRQLERVSRVKSDDVLDKTLNAMMLTYDPHSNYFPPVDAMELNRQTTLQLEGIGVSIRPERGNEDYTKIETIVEGGPASKSGQIKPGDRIIGVAQDGDKMVDVIGWASNEVVGLIRGKRGTKVTLRLLGAGASMGQARTVSLVRDVIQEEDAGVRSRTVEIKRDGKNHTFGVIEIPSFYLNYRARRAGADYRSVSEDTNNALKSLAAKNVEGIIIDLRNNPGGSLEEVARMLGQVIKSGPVVQIRDGNGNVSVFEDDDGGAQTYAGPLAVMVNLASASASEIYSAAIQDYERGIVIGSTTTGKGTAQVQLDTLAYGQATLTQRKFYRVTGGSTQNKGVVPDIKLVDIYNEEFGERKAKNALKWDTIPTAPFKREGSVQPYVQNLAQMSQQRVSVDPQFKYLEQRKAIAKKTDEQKRVVLDIDQRKAELNALEQKTLEAENQRRSLTGQKPYANWESYQASMDALIESRAKMKATQRPALPEEESFVMESANILLDYAKLQSTKAAGQ
- a CDS encoding putative bifunctional diguanylate cyclase/phosphodiesterase codes for the protein MVHIHYDFSLVIASIVVTILVCYFTVSFEQLLFRGLRQKYEKMLLVISGLMLGAAIWCMHFAGVLACHLPADYSFDYSLTFVSYLIAFIASTFAIWLTTRETLPFGRLVLGAVLMGIGSAGMHYTGMMALIVNQHRIYYDPLLTIFSVLIAIAGSGLTFWLIFKYKNAVQQKLMIKIFLVVMMALTIVAMHYVGMWAIAFYEVSADQQIAPYQIGQGLILLSVILVTSLIFLAAFCVAVLEQRLEIRNIQLSKANRELANQAVQDNLTKLPNRLFLAEYSHFLFTDHRYRDDKIAFLYIDLDRFKAVNDVFGHHIGDQLLVQLATRIQQNLKPNEKLLRLGGDEFLMVLEQATLEHAVEKAEQLLEQIQDSFLIAGKEINISSSIGIALYPDHGNNLQDLLINADAAMLTSKYQGRNTYSLFSYSADQQETKSQTKLINDLYKAVEEQQFVLFYQPKFTTGDYAICGVEALIRWNHPSLGMLTPNMFIAGAEKTGLIIQMGYWALEQACKQIQIWEQTDSNYFPVAVNLSAVQFEHKHLFTTLEKLFAQYQINPNHLAIEITESTAMHHVDSTIRSFERLRQMGIKLAIDDFGTGHSSFLYLKNLPVDELKIDREFIRDLAVGSKDEIILASIIQLAIKLGLVVTAEGVETPLQADILTRLGCQQLQGFLLGMPMDVNRLETMDKAIFT